A window of Babesia microti strain RI chromosome III, complete genome contains these coding sequences:
- a CDS encoding long-chain acyl-CoA synthetase (overlaps_old_locusTagID:BBM_III00530), whose translation MIHSVPIDTNESCGNYACDANCTKVYRNVNFAKKLLHPRDFNFPVTGWEIFQRGLSKNPDAPCFGTRTISPDGSLGNYEFKTYAQVESLVKRIGSKILQFGVIEPVDTGFDCIPPCYPIGIYSPNCIEWLITEQICNAYALTIVPLYETLGNDSVMHIINETKFKILVIETKCAEKLLKTLEAQSGFKLPIKILIVVGDKLDDKLTRKLSMRIVYWNELLSQPVAPTDLIEFKPAGKDVLNTISYTSGASGIPKGVMVTQEMICCAVNSVINGVCQKDGLSVEALVTYLSYLPLAHLYERLCVNCLLCQGGKIGVYSGNVKLLLDDAKELKPTVFASVPRVYQKIFDSIMNALSEKSFVVRGIFHFALNSKLDNIKSKRTFKHLIWDTLLFNKLKRLLGGEVQWMLTGSAPLNPIVLNSLKVFFGIPIVNAYGLTECTACGLNQIAEENDATHIGAPTASIEFKLASVPNLEYLVTDRPNPRGELCLRGYNVTMGYFKNPTLTAEYFKDGWFYTGDIAELLPCGSVRIIDRSKCIFKLAQGEYISPERLENIFVQSQLIAQAYVTGRSDKYFPVAIFVLDREQVEKLLIKTADSGFNKMSYDEACKTDHVRELLQNEIEKVSIANEIKGFEKIRSFHIETVPFSPDNNLLTPTLKLRRFYAAKVYKDVIDQLYQER comes from the exons ATGATACATTCGGTGCCAATAGACACAAATGAATCTTGTGGCAATTATGCCTGTGATGCAAACTGTACAAAGGTATATCgtaatgtaaattttgcaaaaaaattgttgcaTCCACGAGATTTCAATTTTCCTGTAACAGGCTGGGAGATATTTCAAAGGGGACTTTCCAAAAACCCAGACGCACCTTGTTTTGGAACTAGAACAATTTCCCCAGATGGATCTCTGGGAAATTATGAATTTAAAACTTATGCACAA GTGGAAAGTTTAGTGAAAAGGATTGGtagcaaaattttacagtTTGGGGTAATCGAACCCGTGGACACGGGCTTCGATTGTATCCCGCCCTGCTATCCTATTGGCATATACTCCCCTAATTGCATAGAATGGCTCATCACTGAACAGATCTGTAATGCATATGCGTTGACAATTGTTCCCTTGTATGAAACCCTAGGAAATGATTCTGTTATGCACATTATAAACGAAACCA AATTTAAAATACTGGTGATAGAAACTAAATGTGCTGAGAAGTTATTGAAAACATTGGAGGCTCAATCTGGTTTTAAGTTGCCGATAAAGATTTTAATAGTCGTGGGCGATAAACTGGACGATAAATTGACCAGGAAATTGTCTATGCGAATAGTTTACTGGAATGAATTATTGTCACAACCGGTTGCTCCCACTGATTTGATTGAGTTCAAACCGGCTGGAAAAGATGTTCTTAACACAATTTCATACACCAGTGGAGCTAGTGGTATACCAAAAGGCGTTATGGTTACACAGGAAATGATTTGTTGTGCTGTAAATTCAGTAATAAATGGGG TTTGTCAAAAGGATGGGTTGTCTGTTGAAGCCTTAGTCACCTACCTAAGTTACTTGCCACTTGCTCATTTATACGAACGATTGTGTGTAAATTGTCTGCTATGTCAAGGTGGCAAAATAGGCGTTTACTCTGGC AACGTCAAATTGCTGTTGGACGATGCAAAGGAATTGAAACCCACCGTTTTTGCTAGTGTACCACGCGTTTATCAGAAGATTTTTGACAGCATCATGAACGCACTCTCCGAAAAATCATTCGTGGTCCGCGGCATTTTCCATTTTGCGCTAAATTCTAAATTGGACAACATAAAATCCAAACGTACATTTAAGCATTTAATTTGGGACACTTTGCtctttaacaaattaaagCGACTTTTGGGCGGGGAGGTCCAGTGGATGCTTACCGGTTCAGCTCCGCTTAACCCAATAGTGTTGAACAGTTTGAAAGTCTTCTTTGGCATACCAATTGTCAAC GCATATGGACTGACTGAATGTACCGCCTGCGGCCTGAACCAAATTGCTGAAGAAAATGATGCCACTCACATTGGGGCGCCAACTGCCTCAATCGAATTCAAGCTAGCTTCGGTGCCAAACCTGGAGTACCTAGTTACGGATCGGCCAAATCCAAG AGGGGAGTTATGTTTAAGGGGATATAACGTAACGATGGGATACTTCAAGAATCCAACTCTAACTGCCGAATACTTTAAGGATGGCTG GTTTTATACAGGTGACATTGCAGAATTGTTACCTTGTGGCTCTGTACGAATAATTGATAGGTCAAAGTGTATATTCAAATTGGCACAG GGTGAGTATATATCGCCGGAGAGGCTGGAAAACATATTCGTCCAATCGCAGTTAATCGCTCAGGCTTACGTCACTGGGAGGagtgataaatattttcccGTTGCGATTTTTGTATTGGATCGGGAACAAGTTGagaaattgttgataaaaaCAGCTGATAGTGGCTTTAATAAAATGAGCTATGATGAAGCATGTAAAACTGATCATGTGAGGGAATTGTTACAGAATGAGATTGAGAAGGTTTCCATTGCTAACGAGATCAAGGGGTTTGAAAAAATTCGCTCATTTCACATAGAGACTGTCCCATTTAGCCCGGATAATAACCTCCTTACACCCACGCTCAAGCTCAGGCGTTTTTACGCAGCTAAG GTTTATAAGGATGTCATTGATCAATTGTATCAAGAAAGGTGA
- a CDS encoding Cleavage stimulation factor subunit 1 (overlaps_old_locusTagID:BBM_III00515), translating to MPVLNEKIPFYETLLRQLKDDNLSNTANSLAAELNVEANNLVKSDHLYSLYSKYGYNQSSEGFNEPSKLNALLESIHGGNYGSDDSCIPDLSEKVLDKQIQQRSQLAQGSPKWLTVWITGEFAMQSACLSSAISSDSRLLAVGGVGGLATVTPLVEETKRSKRKPSPEGGTTVVGHTGNVTALSFHPHKPLLISGGEDNRILLHEISAFGVVQRVNIIKHIREVSIINSLCVHPCGDFVLAGTSSSILRMYDLASGKCYTCANAWGQHEPGGINGVAVTIGGAMIATAGQDGVIKVWDAKSLSPIHSFAQSHRGFGVQNVSFDASQNYILSSGLDGVTRLWDLRKQRQVISVGGRIPRPCIANLAIFLQDQRMIGVASVYQGVPNSAAQFYSELQIHSLLDGSVTLNLSEAHSVYPVWSINTYCDELSLITCSDDGTTRTFRLLEA from the exons ATGCCTGTGCTAAATGAGAAGATTCCTTTTTATGAAACATTACTTAGACAGCTGAAAGATGACAA CCTATCAAACACAGCCAATAGTCTGGCCGCTGAACTAAATGTAGAGGCCAATAATCTGGTTAAGAGTGACCATTTATATTCTCTATACTCTAAATATGGATACAACCAATCATCGGAAGGATTTAATGAGCCTTCTAAGCTAAATGCATTACTAGAGAGTATCCACGGCGGCAATTATGGGAGTGACGATAGTTGTATACCTGATCTCAGTGAGAAGGTCTTGGATAAACAGATACAACAGAGATCCCAATTAGCCCAGGGATCCCCAAAATGGCTAACTGTTTGGATAACTGGCGAATTTGCTATGCAATCA gcatGTTTATCCTCGGCAATTTCAAGTGATTCCAGGCTTTTGGCCGTGGGAGGTGTTGGAGGATTGGCCACAGTTACACCTTTAGTGGAAGAGACAAAAAGGAGTAAGAG GAAACCTTCTCCAGAGGGAGGAACCACAGTTGTTGGACATACGGGTAATGTCACTGCCCTTTCATTCCACCCACACAA GCCGTTGCTCATTTCCGGCGGAGAGGATAATCGCATTTTGTTGCACGAAATATCAGCCTTTGGTGTGGTGCAACGGGTAAACataattaaacatataagGGAAgtatcaataataaattcCCTATGCGTCCACCCTTGCGGCGATTTCGTGTTGGCAGGGACCAGTAGCTCCATTTTGAGGATGTATGATTTGGCTTCTGGAAAATGTTATACATGTGCTAATGCTTGGGGACAACATGAG CCTGGAGGAATAAACGGGGTGGCAGTGACAATAGGCGGCGCCATGATAGCAACAGCGGGGCAGGATGGTGTAATAAAGGTTTGGGATGCAAAGTCACTTTCACCAATACATTCATTTGCCCAGTCTCACCG CGGATTTGGTGTACAAAATGTATCTTTCGATGCTAGCCAAAATTACATACTATCATCGGGTCTCGATGGCGTTACTAGGCTTTGGGATTTGAGAAAACAAAGACAGGTGATATCCGTTGGCGGAAGGATACCAAGGCCTTGCATTGCCAATCTGGCAATATTTCTTCAGGATCAAAGGATGATTGGAGTGGCATCTGTTTACCAAGGGG TGCCAAATTCAGCGGCTCAATTCTACAGTGAACTGCAAATACATTCATTATTAGATGGTAGTGTAACACTGAATTTAAGCGAAGCTCATAGTGTTTATCCAGTTTGGAGCATTAATACTTACTGCGACGAGCTGAGTTTGATCACATGTTCTGATGATGGCACTACGCGAACTTTTAGGTTATTGGAGGCGTAA
- a CDS encoding hypothetical protein (overlaps_old_locusTagID:BBM_III00520), with protein MNNDIRGVFVAHELVANAMCSSNTSNIEYIKLCNKCNKITIYSADLSLTAFESAASAFAFDIINKNINDSINYSDSIPPVASMEIDKLSKTLDVLNTLDNTHTKALVDAVKKFNIVAHKYANERILYEIDHLKDSHITTLSLVVSRLVNLGNAYTTLGLASLADLMGRKSCQSLTLLADQLCINTYNNAGSKSPSNKVITNRNNSNSHYRGSIADEMNVITRIMANRSNDIEEMSEDDIFEISKMANMDLLRKLLPNLMNILHIDTKPSLQMFIKELSL; from the exons ATGAATAACGACATCAGGGGAGTGTTTGTAGCACATGAACTGGTGGCCAACG CGATGTGCAGTAGTAATACAAGTAACATTgagtatataaaattgtgcaACAAATGTAATAAGATTACTATTTACAGCGCCGATTTATCACTGACAGCATTTGAATCAGCCGCATCAGCTTTTGCATTTGACATT ataaataaaaacattAATGACTCTATAAATTATTCCGACAGCATACCTCCCGTAGCATCGAtggaaattgataaattatctaaaacACTAGATGTATTAAACACATTGGATAACACTCA CACAAAAGCGCTAGTAGATGCTGTTAAAAAGTTTAATATTGTAGCACATAAATATGCGAATGAGAGGATTTTAT ATGAGATAGACCACCTAAAAGATTCACATATAACAACGCTATCCCTTGTAGTATCTAGGCTAGTGAACTTGGGCAACGCCTATACAACGCTTGGATTGGCATCTCTAGCAGATCTAATGGGCAGAAAGAGCTGCCAATCCCTTACCCTGCTAGCAGATCAATTATGCATCaacacatataataatgcAGGTTCAAAGAGCCCATCTAACAAGGTTATTACCAATAGAAACAATAGCAACAGTCATTATAGGGGGAGTATTGCAGATGAAATGAATGTAATCACTAGGATAATGGCCAACCGAAGCAATGATATTGAGGAGATGAGCGAggatgatatttttgagaTTTCAAAGATGGCAAACATGGATCTTCTACGGAAACTATTaccaaatttaatgaatattttacacataGACACAAAACCGTCGCTACAAATGTTTATAAAGGAATTGTCATTGTAG
- a CDS encoding splicing factor 3A subunit 2 (overlaps_old_locusTagID:BBM_III00510) has protein sequence MIDFQNRVGHKTGSGAPASAADIANERRERLKRLALETFDISKDPYFLKNHAGQVECKLCLTVHATEASYLSHTQGRKHQTNLARRAAKEKLTQNVLPQPKTVAHKRGIKIGRPGYRVTKMRDPETGQNALLFEIEYTEIDGRPKHRFMSAFEQKVELTPDSRYQFVLFAAKPYETIAFKVPNLEIETGKKKLYSHWDDNRKIYILQIHFKNTRTVKPLPALPQKPGTFLPIGARW, from the exons ATGATCGATTTCCAGAATAGAGTCGGCCATAAAACTGGTAGTGGTGCTCCCGCCAGCGCAGCTGATATCGCAAATGAACGCAGAGAACGGCTCAAGCGTTTAGCTTTAGAAACTTTCGACATTAGTAAAGACCCTTATTTCCTCAAAAATCATGCGGGTCAGGTAGAATGCAAATTATGTCTCACCGTTCATGCCACTGAAGCATCATATCTGAGTCACACCCAGGGAAGAAAGCATCAGACCAATCTAGCTCGTAGGGCTGCTAAGGAAAAGTTGACTCAAAATGTATTGCCACAACCAAAAACTGTAGCCCATAAAAGAGGGATTAAAATCGGAAGGCCTGGATATCGAGTGACAAAAATGAGAGATCCGGAAACAGGACAAAATGCTCTTTTATTCGAAATAGAATATACGGAGATAGATGGGAGGCCGAAGCATAGATTCATGTCAGCCTTTGAGCAAAAG GTTGAATTGACACCTGATAGTAGGtatcaatttgttttattcGCCGCCAAACCATATGAGACTATAG CTTTTAAAGttccaaatttggaaattgaaACTGGAAAAAAGAAATTGTACTCGCATTGGGATGATAATAggaaaatttatattttgcaaattcaCTTTAAAAACACTAGAACGGTAAAACCATTGCCTGCTTTGCCCCAAAAACCTGGTACATTTTTACCTATAGGGGCTAGGTGGTGA
- a CDS encoding hypothetical protein (overlaps_old_locusTagID:BBM_III00535) — MPLNTLHSVGSYKFYKLTANVCILTSLVVTPLSVENLHLAAVGRWRCNWGHHFSSSIRFPP; from the exons ATGCCACTAAATACACTCCATTCGGTTGGAtcttacaaattttacaaattaacaGCCAATGTGTGCATACTCACTAGTTTAGTAGTCACTC CTTTATCAGTcgaaaatttacatttagCTGCGGTGGGTAGGTGGCGATGTAATTGGGGACACCATTTTAGTAGCTCCATTCGCTTCCCCCCCTAA
- a CDS encoding cardiolipin-specific phospholipase (overlaps_old_locusTagID:BBM_III00525), protein MQEKNDTKSYDFYYKTCITDLHCPCGINNNIAADCWYENHKKQEYKLPNWLKSYDIKCPFDRCNLYKGSHGITSYIYTGNPEDPLVSIILKYIITFHGFNASLSAFNNLRCSLNNSKFSVLSFDLYGHGLSSSPKYKYYSENYSLEFFAKQLRELLIFLRLETKSATLIGMSMGCCIAAKYCYMYPQSVDKLIFLSPAGHITDIPYRIKMIKNCSCITPVAGCFFWPICFKRRGCKKNSMWERTMWMLFVKKRGPLGIMACVNRIPLWNCLDLYQQIGEFHKPTLLLWGKCDKVIPIKVSYDFQKALKNSLLVKFDDCGHLLLSDKPMETICTCIAFLNIQYTKSSQINVTKFRNWLPFDENGHYIHKLSRSIDYSVDEDTDELNLPSNQILVTIDEYENDIKFPDM, encoded by the exons ATGCAGGAAAAAAATGACACAAAATCATACGATTTCTACTATAAAACGTGCATTACAGATCTGCACTGTCCTTGTGGCATAAACAACAACATTGCCGCTGATTGTTGGTATGAAAACCATAAGAAACAAGAGTATAAACTACCAAATTGGTTGAAAAGCTATGATATAAAATGCCCTTTTGACAGGTGTAACCTTTACAAGGGCAGCCATGGCATTACCTCTTACATTTACACTGGAAATCCGGAGGATCCCTTGGTAAgtatcattttaaaatatattataaccTTTCATGGATTCAATGCCAGCTTATCAGCATTCAACAACCTCAGATGCTCCCTCAATAACTCAAAATTTAGCGTCCTGTCTTTTG ACCTGTATGGACATGGCCTTAGTAGTTCTCccaaatataaatactactctgaaaattattcattagaattttttgcaaaacAGCTAAGGGAACtattaatatttctaaGGCTGGAAACTAAAAGTGCCACCCTAATAGGCATGTCAATGG GTTGTTGCATTGCAGccaaatattgttatatgtACCCCCAATCAGTGGATAAACTGATATTCTTATCACCAG CCGGTCATATAACGGACATCCCATATCGAATAAAGatgatcaaaaattgttcGTGTATTACCCCCGTAGCCGGCTGTTTCTTCTGGCCCATCTGCTTCAAACGCCGTGGTTGCAAG AAAAATTCAATGTGGGAAAGAACGATGTGGATGCTTTTTGTCAAAAAACGCGGCCCTTTGGGCATTATGGCCTGTGTCAACCGTATACCACTATGGAATTGCCTAGACCTTTACCAACAG ATTGGCGAATTTCACAAGCCAACGCTGTTGCTTTGGGGTAAATGTGATAAAGTAATCCCAATCAAAGTATCATATGATTTTCAAAAAgcactaaaaaattcactCTTAGTAAAATTTGACGACTGTGGGCACTTGTTATTGAGTGATAAGCCTATGGAGACAATTTGCACTTGTATCGCATTTTTGAACATCCAATATACCAAATCATCCCAAATTAATGTGACTAAGTTTAGAAATTGGCTTCCGTTCGATGAAAATGGACATTACATACACAAACTCAGCCGGTCAATTGATTATTCAGTCGATGAGGATACTGATGAATTAAATCTGCCCAGTAACCAAATATTGGTGACAATAGACgaatatgaaaatgatattaaatttcCAGATATGTAA